GAATTCTATGGCTGGTAGAACTGATGGGAGTTCAGCTGCTAATTCAAGTacagattttttaaattctcaaattaatcAAGGCAGGGATACAACAAATCAACAAACAAGGGCACAAGAAACAGGGACATCATATCGTACATTCTTTGAGGATGGGCTACGGGACAATCCCTCTCCATCATTTCAAAGTAGGGATTTTTTTCCCTCAAGATTAGGCTTTGTGAGAAGGCAAGCATCTCAGGACCAGACTACTACAACTAATGACAGGTCTTTAAATGGGAGGTTATGGCCTGAACCAACCGGGATGACTCCATTATCAGGTTATGAGCAACTACATCAATGCAGCAGATCGACAAATATTGGATCCAATGATAGCGTGTCACCTTGTACAGGTAGAGAGGGGATCGAGTTTCACATGGCAAAGGAACAATTGCAATCTTTGGTTAAGAGCCATTTGCAGAAGTTGGCCCGAGATATTGATTTAGGTATGCAAaaatttatgttcttttatTGACATCGTTGAGTCTACAAGAATCTTCAACAAATGCACCCAAATGGAATATGAAAATCAATCCTTGTTTCAGAAATACTTCAACAACATGCATGGTAAACATGAGAATGGGTTTCTGTTatgatttttctcatatttgagGCTGCCACTAGTTATGATGCGTTGTTACTTTTGTTGGGTTGATCTGTTATTTTACATGTTTCTGGAAAAGCTCAAGCTACACTTGTTCTTTTGATTCAGGAAACAGCACATTCAAGGACATCGCAAGGAGTTCTACACACACCATATTAGCAGCATGTGGCCTTGAACATAGGACGAGCGAGGTTTATTACCCTGTTCCCCCACCATCAGTCTGTTCCCACATTGAATTAGATGTGGGTGGACGGACAAGTCTGATGAGAGGTTGCTGCTCTTCTTGTTTCGATTCTTTTGTGGGGGATGTAGTGAAGAGGGTCATGGACACGAGAATGCCATCATGGTTGAGTCTAGGTCTTTAGGGATCAATGCAGCAACCGCGTCTTGCTGCACATCCTTTTTTGTTAGGAGGTGGATAAGAATTCGTGGTTAACGTGTTGATAGTTGCTGATTCACTGACATTGAACATAGAATATTAttcttacttgatgatttttacaattaaattgaatattcAGATAGGAGAAGTCAAATTTTCTACTACTTTAATGCGTTGTTTTCTGCATTAAATTCTTCCAAGTTCTAAGGGAAACCGAAATTGGTCCCTCCCTCCGAGACTGAGTTTGGCTTACCTCCATTGAAACAATCACCGAAGATTCTCTTGTGCAAAAATTATCGGCGAAGATTGCCTccagtaaaaaaattattggagttctctctctcaattttgcAATTTTCACCGTTAATTTTTTTCACACGAGATCTCCAGTAAAAATTCCCCTCTTCCCTGGCCCGGATAAAAGGACTGGACAGCACATTAACGGTtgttttcagttattttttggcTGTCTCAATTATTTGTCTTGCGTAGCgagtaacctttttatttttctatttttgaatAACTTTTTGAAGGCACCTTgtttccatcatttttttttttttttttaagagaaagaTTAGAAAACTgcacttttttatttatcaatttttagtaatataacagtcttaatcaatttttgaattatttttttcagcAAGAGTTTGATTAATATTATCACGTCAGTATGATAGTATAGTGATGACGTAGATGGTATAGTGGTAAGATAAAAGTTCgatttttaacattattctttatttttttttaaaaaaaaaaatgtaatattaGGGGTAAAGAAGAGACCGAAGGGAGGGGAGGACTTAAAAAAACAGGTAAAAAACCAGATCAGTAATTCCCAAGACATTAAAAGAAAGCCTATAAATCATTTCAACCATCCCGATTTAATACCCCAACTGCATAGTGCCCACTGCCCGTCACAATAGATACCACAGGCACCAATACCAACTCCTCCACGCTACCTCCTCAAAGTGCTTTATCATGGCTGGATGATTCGTCGCTTGTTTATCAAGTTGAAGCTTTGCAGCACCAAGAGAATTAAATGTTTCCAACTGAGCAAGGCATCCAAACATTCTCAAATTGTAGCCAACAAGCACAGGAGGAGCCTGAGGTCATAAACCTCAACCTCAGATATACGGCTTCTATGCTAAAACTGAATAACAGCTATTAATCGTAAAATGAATGACATTCATGGGAAGaactcacttttttctttttaatttatgacCTGAAATTAAAGTATGTTCAGGCCTAGCAACTAAAGTTCACATGCGACGTAAATTACACTCATCATTACACCTTATTCCACACTCTCTGTTTGATACATTGGCATATTCACTACAAACAAACCATACATGGCAGAGCTCTTGGTTGTAATTTTGAAGACCACTACGCAGCCATTAACAACTTTCTTCATAAATTGTCATCGAGAATGGTGGACAACAACAACCCATGAACAAACTCGCATCTTTTTGCCTTCTCTTCTTGATCCTTGATAGAGAGGGGAGATGACTGGACATTTCTGTAGCCAAAAAACATAAGTATCAGAGTTGGCCAGAAAATTCAGACAAATTCAGAAATGATTTGGCATATATTGTCAGATGTATTGTAGTATGATCCTAAGTAAGTGATGGACCAGCTACATTCAGGACCATAACAGAATCCGGGTGGAGAAGAAATGATTTCATCCCTTTGacctttgaaaagaaaaacataatataaaaaaatgtgctacatttgcagaaacaaaagaaaagtagaATCGATCTTTTGTAACAATGGCCTTTGATTCTGCTGAACATTTCACACTAGCATTTGGCCATAAGCCTGGCATTCAATGGCCACAGCACTTGGAAGACAAGTGCTGTGCAGATTGGCCCTAGATTTTagggatgctttggctgcatAAACCAATTTGGTCATATATTTTCAGAATTAATTTGTCATGGCTAAGGATCAAATTTATATAGATGAaggaaaaaattagaaatttgtATTTTGGTAAGGACATGCATGATTGTGTGCACGCATACACGTATGTGCCTGTGCAGGTGCACGCACATGTATGTTTTTCACTACCAACAAGCTTTATCATGGTATGTCTAGCTTCGGCTCAGGAGTTTAAGCCTGCTGAGTTAAGATAGGTTTTAGAACGTTTCACTGTCTGGTGTTCTATGCTTTCATTCAATGCTTCCTTTACAATGCAAAGAAACAGACAGAAAACATGTTCAACTTTCCTAGTTCTACTGCAAAGACAGTGCATTCTTAATCAACCTCAAACCAAGCGCTGCAGTACTCTATAGTATCATGATTCAAAAAACAAGactaccatattttttttttataagtaaaaattcattaaaaagcgcagaggagcgcaaccctagtacacaggaagtatacaaaggagcccctaattagaggaccgaaacgaactagaaagtaaaaaatcagcgtacggCATACTACTCACGCTAtacgccgacacccaaagatataacatattaagcacatttctacaaagagccccaacctgaacctccacatcctcaaaaagcctagaatttctctcacgccacaagccccacaaaacacaaagaggaacctgcttccaaatacggtgaacaggaccacgacccagcaaagttcCCCAAGCACTtaataaatccaagacactactaggcataacccactccaccccaaacaaactataaaagaaactccaaacaacccgagccacgtcacaatggagaagaaggtgatcaacggattccccatgctttttacacataacacaccactcaaccaccacaatGCCACGCCTTCGAAggttgtcatgagttaaaatctttcctaaagctgctgtccatacaaagaacgcaacccgcttcggagctttaacacgccatatacccttccaaggaaaagaaaccGCCTCATGACAGGCTAAAGCTTTATAATaggtcttcacttcaaaattcctcatcttggaaagaatccacacCGCCCTgtcaacctccccatgccgaacccgagtagagtataaTTGATCAAAGAAGGACATtaccatctccaactcccaatcctgagcattgcgcgtaaagagaacattccaatgggCCACACCTCCTACcatagacaaattatccaccacccaagcgtCAGGAGAACGCGCAATAGTATACAGAGTTGGAAAACAGCGCTTGAGAGGCCtgtccccacaccataaatcatgccagaaGCGAATAtgggacccatcacccacctcaaaacgcaaaaacttggcaacattttcccacccccttcgaataaacttccaaacactgacaccataaggccccgtcaccggtaaagaacaccaacctcccctcaccctcccatacttcacctcaatcaccgatctccacaaagcatcgcgctcctgagaaaacctccagatccacttccccaataaggcttgattaaaactaataacattacgaactcCCAGACCACCAGCCTTGATTGGAGAACAAAcacgatgccaattgactaaatgaaatttagtctcatccccCATACCGTTCTTTAAAACGAGGGGTACagcacgaggacttcccaggaggtaaGAAATAGCACCATGATTCCCTCCGCCAATCTTCCAAGTCAAATGGGACTCTTAATATGCTTTAAAGGAAGAACACATATTTGTATACCTATGTTTATAGGTATGCATATAACGACTcaccccaacgacacaatattgtccgcttttaacTCCTCTGAACAAGACTTCCTAGGAGGCCAAAAATTCTGGTACTACTATCGCATAAGTACAAGACTTTAAAACACATTATTTCATGAATGGTGCagatatacatataagcacatctccattccCATATTCAggtgatgtgggacgtcacaatatGCACATATATACCCTTTCATTTAGAACATCAGTTTGTGTGTATGTTTTGTTCCTATGTAATACCATAACAAAGAAGATAGCTATAGTTATATCAAAATAGACATGGTTCCTAGAGCACAATCAAATATAACTTactaaaatggagaaaaaaaaaagttgaaaaatgcAATTACATACCGCTCTGATACTTTCTCCTCTGAGCTTTTCTTGACAGAGCTTTTTTCAGTAGAAAACGGAGGCTGACCACTTACAAAATCATCAGCCATAGGCAAAATAAATGATGACAACAATGGATCTGGTGCTGCATTTGATGAGGAGACTATACAGGAAGATCCCCCAAAAAGGGACTGGAAATTTCCTTCTCGCAGCTCTCTCCTCAGCAACGATAGTGTAGAATGTGCCCCACTTTTACGTGATTTCCTCTTGCGCTGCATGTAACCTCTTGTTAAGGAATTGTGATTACCAGAAACAGTGTAGGCAATAGCCACGAGAAAGACAACTGGACTGAAATTCACAATGACTTAAATTCTCGAAGTACATTTGTGGAAttgaagaccaagaaagaaCAAATTTAACACTTTTTTCAAGAATAGTTAATTGACCTTCACACATGACTTGCTATATGTTTCATGGTCTCCCAcaagtttcttttttcttttcttttttttttaaaaaaaaaggcgcAGTGAATATGGGAAACTCGGGCAGACAAATAATCAAAAGAAGCAAGGGGGAGGGGTGGATGAAGAAAAATCAATTCTTCTGATCGTTTCAGCACCTTCAGAGGAAGtgcatgaaaagaaaattcGTTACCTAAACCATTAGAGATCtgatttcaatttcaattattcTTTTGGATGCCAGGCAAAACATCATTTCTAAACACTTGCAGAATGTTCAAGCAAGTTAATGTGCAGTAAAGTACAAAAACTGATTTGAGCACAACGCATGAGAAATTCTGAAGAATACTTGTAAAAGACAATAACTCAAAGGATATCTTGAATATGTTTCCATGCTGTAGAGTTATGTGCGCAACCATGTCAACCCCCACTCTCATTGCACAAACTGGACATACCTGCAGATAAAGTCCCCACAGTGAGCAAAATTAAGTTTCACCTGCTCATTAGGGAAAGGGAAAGAGCATATTTTTATCTCTcatataacaaacaaaaaactctAAACAAAAGGTTAAAACTCATGATCCTAGACCAGACAGAGCAGTAATTAAACTTAAATTTCCAGTCCATGCACCACTATCCCTGCACCCTACCCACTCCAACCTTCCTATATCCCACCCCACGGGTGGGTTGAAGATTGAAGATACACCATCACGTGCAAGTAGCTTTGTCAAAGTCAAGCCCCCACCCTTCTATACATACAGAAGGGGGTACCATCAGTTCACAAAGCTCATTGGTGGTTGAATTTACCAAGAGCCAAAGCAAGTACGGCATTTAATCTCTTACATCAATTTTTGTGTCTATTGATGGATTGACTCAGCTTAATTGGCTAGAAtaccaagattttttttttttttttatgtgctaGAATACCAAGATTTCATTAAATATTTCTCTTAATCAGCCTATATGAGAATTCTAGCCATCAAGAGCATTAAAAATTGAAGCATATCATGGGAGGAAATCACTGAGACCAGCTTAACTCTCTACTGGCTTAAATTCCAGTCACTAGGATCAATTAGATGAATCGATAGCCATgcagagaattttttttttttttttttgataagtaatagccATGCAGAGAAACTCCACTAGCTGGAATTTAAGGCTTTGTTGATTTAGTTGAGGAAAACAttacttgaagaaaaaaatacaacttatcaaaaaagaaaaggaaaaaaaaaattgcactgtTATGATATCCATTAGATGCCTAGAAAGAGGAAATTACAAGCATCAACTAGCTTTTCAATAATCATGTATATACAATGAACAAGacattttgtaaaatatatattcaacaaGTTTCAACATTTTGCTTGTTAGTTGTTACATGTGCAGATGGTTATTAACAGACATGAAAGGAGTAATACCCCATTCTTTGCCTCCACAGGATGCTCTTCGTCAATGTGGCAGCACAATCCAACAATATCGAAATACTCTGAACAGAATGGGCATGGAAACTCCTCCCTTATATCATCATCCCCATCAAGTTCTTCAAATCCCATGAACATATCTGCATTCCACAACCTTGTTTCAGTAAGTGCCAGCATATATCTAGTGCATACACATGGCAGATCAAACAAAGCCTCCATTTGGTCAGTGAGA
Above is a genomic segment from Alnus glutinosa chromosome 12, dhAlnGlut1.1, whole genome shotgun sequence containing:
- the LOC133851440 gene encoding protein DEHYDRATION-INDUCED 19 homolog 3-like, encoding MDGDSWSARLSSASKRYQSALQSRSDMFMGFEELDGDDDIREEFPCPFCSEYFDIVGLCCHIDEEHPVEAKNGVCPVCAMRVGVDMVAHITLQHGNIFKMQRKRKSRKSGAHSTLSLLRRELREGNFQSLFGGSSCIVSSSNAAPDPLLSSFILPMADDFVSGQPPFSTEKSSVKKSSEEKVSERNVQSSPLSIKDQEEKAKRCEFVHGLLLSTILDDNL